The DNA segment GTCCCAGGCGTCGGCCAGTCCGGGGCAGACCAGCAAATAGTCGCCGCCCGGGGCGAGCAGTCGGGCCGCGTCGGGGACGGCGGCCAGATGCGGCCCGATCCGGGCCAGCAGGCCGCGCAGGAACAGGGTGTCCTGGCGCAGGGTGCGGTTGACGGAGCGCAGCGCGCCCTCCGCGTCGGCGGGGAAGGAGGTGCCGGCGACGGCCCGCACACCCCACATGGGTGCCTCGACGACCGCGGCGACGGTGCCGTGGCCGTGGCCGTGGCCGTGGCCGTGGCCGTGCGGATGGAACCACGTCGACTCGACGGCGGCCATCGGTGATGGCGGCGGCCAGGCCACCCCGGCGCGGCGGCGGGATGCGGTATACGGCGGGGTCCAGGTCGGGCCAGTGCAGGGCGGCCAGGCGCCGAGTTCACGCGGGACGCCGGGGCGGGCCTCGATACCGGCGACGCGGCGGCCGAGGCCGGGCAGGTCGCGGGTGAGTTCGACGAAGCCGCCGCCGCCGACGCCGTGCAGGGAGCAGTGGAGGAAGGGCCGCAGTTCGTCCTGAAGAGCGAGCAGGGTGCGGGGCTCGGGCAGTGCGGCGGCGGGCGCACCGCCGGGCAGCCATTCGGGCTGCTCCAGGAAGCCGGGCCGGAAGAAGTTCCGGAAGTAGTGGCCCAGGGCGTAGGGGCCGGTCGGCCAGCGCTCGTTGTGGCGCAGGCCGTCGGGGTCGAGGCAGAACAGCAGGTTCCAGGTGGCGTCGGCGCCCTCGGTGAGGCGGGGGTCGGCCAGGGCACGCTCGGCCAGCCGCAGCACGGTGGCACCGCCCGCCGGTTCGTTGGCGTGCGGTCCGGCGACGACGAGGACCTGCCGGCTGCCGTGGCCGATGCGCAGGAGCAGCAGGGGCGCGCCCGCGCGGGAGGTTCCGATACGGCGCAACTGTGCGTTCCGGGGACTGCCGGCGGCCAGGGCGGCGGCCCGCGCGCCCGGTTCGTCGACGGTCGGGGAGCGCAGGAGGGACGGCAGGGCACACCTCCACGAAGTGACGCCGTCGGTCCGCCGACTCGCCCTTCACCGGGCGCGCCGGGGTACCCACGGTGAATCACGACGGCGAGGGGTGCGTCAACACCGCGGACCCTGTTGCTCCATTGCGGAGAGGGACGCCGGCCTGTCGGCGGGGCGCAGGGAACGGATCTCGCGAGGAGACGGTCCGGCCCGGCCGGCCCCTCTGGGATGCGGTGCGTGACCATCCCCCCGAATTGAGCAGCAGAGTCACGGCGGAGAGCAAAGGGAGGTCGATGATTTTCCGGACAGTCGGTCAGTTCGCCGCGAGCCGGTACGTCATCCGTCCGAAGCCGATCTGGTCGCCCTCCCGGACAACCGCCGCACCGACCACCCGACGCCCGTTCACCGTCGTGCCGTTGGTGGAACCGAGGTCCCGCAGCACCCACAGGCCGCCCTGCCGGCGGAGTTCGGCATGTATGCGGGAGACCGTCTCGTGGTGGAGCCGCAGGCCGTTGGCGGGGCCGCGCCCTATGCACAAGGAGTGGGCGGTCGCCGGATGGGGCAGCAGCAGCTTCGGCAGCCGCTCGGCCCGCCACGCCCCGCGCAGCCGTACCGTGAACCCGGAGACCGCCTCCACGGAGCCGAACACCAGGCGTGAGAAGCGGCCCTCGGTGGGCAGGTCGGCGGTGAGCGGGACGAGTTCGTCGGGGCACCGGGCCGCGAGCGCGAGCTCCATGCGCCGGACGAACGTGTCATGGGACAACCGCCCCACGGCGACGCCGTTCCGCAGCACCTTCAGCGCCTTGTCGCGCTCCGTGTCGGAGAGCCGCGCGGGGTACGTGTTGAACTCGAATGACGACGTCACACCGCCGATTGTCGGCCAGCACCGGCCGGACTGTCCAGGAGACGGCACAAGCACCGCACTGCCGCCCCCACTCCTGCGGCAACGACACCCGCCGCAAAGGGAACATTCACCGGCGGATCGATCTCCGATGTATGACCATGGTCTGGCTACATCACGGTGAGCAGACGAAGGGGAACCGTCCGTGCAGTTCGAGGTGTGGGCACCGCAGGCCGGCGAGGTGACGCTCCAGTGCGACGGCGTCACGCGCGTGTTGACGCGCGATCCGCAGCGGGAGGGGTGGTGGTGCGGTGAGGCGGACGCGCGGGACGGCTCCCGGTACGGCTTCGCGCTGGACGGCGGACCGGTCCTGCCCGATCCGCGCTCGCGCCGGCAGCCGGACGGGCCCGACGGGGAAAGCGCCGTCGTCGACCACGGCACGTTCGCCTGGCGCACGGTCTGGGACGGGCGTCCGCTGCCCGGCGCCGTCCTGTACGAGCTGCACGTGGGCACGTACACGCGCGAGGGGACGTTCGACGCCGCCGCGAAGCGGCTGGAGCATCTCGCCGGGCTGGGCGTCACCCATGTGGAGCTGATGCCGGTGTGTCCCTTCCCCGGCCGTCACGGCTGGGGGTACGAGGGGGTCGCGCTGTGGGCGGTGCACGAGCCGTACGGAGGGCCCGAGGCGCTGAAACGGTTCGTGGACCGGGCGCACGCCCTGGGTCTGGGCGTCGTCCTCGACGTGGTGCACAACCATCTGGGACCGTCCGGGAACCATCTTCCGCGATTCGGCCCGTACTTCACCGACACCCACCACACTCCGTGGGGCGCCGCCGTCAACCTGGACGCCCCCGGCTCGGACGAGGTACGGACGTATCTCGTCGGGAGCGCTCTGGCGTGGCTGCGCGACTACCGGATCGACGGGCTACGCCTGGACGCGGTGCACGCGCTGGCGGACACGCGCGCCCACCACTTCCTGGAGGAGCTGTCGGCGGCCGTGGACGCCTTGTCGGCCGGCACCGGCCGGCCGCTGTTCCTGATCGCCGAGTCGGACCGGAACGACCCCCGGGACGTCACGCCCCGCGCAGACGGCGGCCACGGGCTGCACGCACAGTGGAACGACGACTTCCACCACGCCCTGCACGCCGCGCTGACCGGGGAGTCGCAGGGCTACTACGCCGACTTCGCGCGCGCCCCGCTCACGGCGCTCGCCAAGACGCTCTCCGGCGGCTTCTTCCACGACGGCACGTACTCCTCCTTCCGCGGCCGGCGGCACGGACAGCCCCTGGACCGTACGCGGATCGCCGGGCACCGGCTCCTCGGCTACGGCCAGACCCACGACCAGATCGGCAACCGGGCCCGGGGCGACCGGCTGGCCGCGCTGGTCTCCCCCGGCCTGCTGGCCTGCGCGGCAGCCCTCACACTGACCGCGCCGTTCACGCCGATGCTGTTCATGGGCGAGGAGTGGGCGGCGGGCACGCCCTGGCAGTTCTTCACGGACCACACCGACGCCGAACTCGCCAAGGCCGTGCGCGACGGCAGGCGGCGGGAGTTCACGGCACACGGCTGGGCCGAGGCGGACGTGCCCGATCCGCAGGACCCCGCCACCCGCGACCGCTCCTGCCTGGACTGGTCGGAGCCGCAGCGCGAGCCCCATGGACGCGTGCTGGCCTGGTACCGGCAGCTCGTCGCACTGCGTCACGCACAGCCGGATCTCACCGACCCCGACCTCGCCGACACCAAGGTGGTCTTCGACGAGGAGCGGCGCTGGCTCGCCTTCCGGCGCGGGGACGTGCTGGTGGCCGTGAACCTGGCCGGTGAACCGGCCGCGATCCCCCTGGGCGTACCGCACGCGCGCGTACTCGCCGCCTGGGAGCCCGTCGGCGTACCGGGCCCGGACGGGGTCCTGCACCTGCCCGGCGAGTCGGCGGTGGTGCTGCAGCAGCAGTGAGTGCCCGGTGCGCCGGCCCGCGGCACACGGCCGTGTGCCGCGGGGTGCTTCCGGCGGATCCCGTCCGCCGGGGCACGCGGCTCGGGCGCGCCTACGGCATGTCCTCGGCGCTGCGGAGGTCCGTCACGCGCTCCAGCAGGATCGCCTCCCAGGCCCTGCGCAGCCGGACGCGCAGCAGCGGCACGGGCCCCGGCGGCGGGCCGGTGCCTTTGCCGCCGAGGGCGCCGGCGAGGTGGAGGACGGCGTCGCAGCGGGCCAGCCACAGGCCGCGCAGACAGGGGCGGGCGCCGTAGCCGGCGAGGGTGGCGGCGCGTACGGCGGCCGGGGAGCCCACGGCGAGCGCCAGGCCCGCGATGTCCTCGGCGGGGTCGCCGACCACCGCCCCGGCCCAGCCGAGGACCCCGCGTACCCGGCCGTCGGTGCTGACCACGAGACGCTCTCCGGTGAGACCGTGGTGGACGAGGACCGGCGAACCGGACTGGGCGGCGAGCCGGCCGGTGGCGGACGGCGTGAGCTGCCGCAGGCGGACGGGTGCGAACTCGTCGGCGGCGGCCAGCAGTTCGGCGGCCGGTCCGGCGGCCCGGCGCAGGGACTCCAGGGAACGCGGGGAGACACGCGGCACACCGAGCGTCTCCGCCTGCGGCACCGGTACCTCGCGCAGTCCGGTGAGCAGCCCGGCCAGATCGGTCTCACCGACGGCGGACACCCGGTGCTCCTCCGCCGACCCGCCGGACAGCCTGGTGTCCAGGGTGCAGGCCAGGCCCGGTGCCCATTCGCCGTGCGCCGTGCTCGACGGCACCGCGACCGGGACGTGGGGGCGGGCGAGTTCGCGCAGCCGCAGTTCACGGCGTCGGCGCGCGCTCGTCTCGCGGTCGAGTGCGAGGCGCAGCACCTGCCGGGTGCCGACCCACCAGGTGGCGGGATCGACGCCCTCACCGACGGGCAGCACGTCCGGTACGTCGGCGGTCTCACCGTCCCCTTCGTCCCGGAGGAGGGTACGGACCAGTCGGCGGACGGTGTCCGCGGTGGGTGTCGGTGCCTGGGTCATGGTCGCGCCGCTGTCGTTCGGTGGGCGGGGAGGGGACGTCGGGGCCGTTCAGTCCACTATGACCGGCTCCCCCGCGGCACGCTCCGTACGGGTACGGGTACGGAACACGGCGTCGGCGGCGGTGCGGGACGAGGACGTACTGCCGGTCATCCGGGCCTCCCGGGGCAGGTGCGGACGCGGGGTTACGAGCAGCATCCTGCCCGGCGGGCGGGGGCGGCGCGAGCCGGTCTGCCGTGTTCATCCGGCACGTCGCCCGTCCCGGGACGCCTGGGGAGCGGCCCCGCGCGCACACCGGCCATCAGCGTCGCACTGATGTACCCGTCCGGACGCGGCATTCCGGTTCGCGACGGCCCGGGTCCCGCCCCGCTCCCCGCCGCTCAGGTGACGAGGCCGGGGACGGCCGTGAGCTGCTGGAAGCCACCGCCGCGGTGGCGCACCGTGAGCGTCGCCTCGGCGCCCGGTCTCGCCCGGACGGCCGCGCGTGCCAGGTCGGCGGCGGTGTCGATCCGGGCGTCGCCGAAGACGAGGAGCACCTCGCCCCGCACCAGGCCCGCCGAGAACCCCGGACCCGGCACAGGGACACCGACCGCCAGCACCCCCGGCCCGCTGTCGTCCACGCCCTCCACACCGAGCCGGGCGACGACGGGCGCGGACGCCGGGGAGGGAATGGCACCCGACGGCGTCGGCCCGGACGGCCCGGACGGCGCGGCAGCACCCGCGCGCCCCGCCCGGCGTTGCAGCTCGGCGAGCCCGTCCGCGCCGACGACCGTGGCCCCCCTCGCCCCGACGCCCACCCCGGAGAACACCAGGACAGTGCCGACGGCCATCGCGAACAGCGTGGTCCTCAGCCGCCGTCCCCGCCGCCTCGCGGCATGCGGGCGCGGCCGGCCGGAACCGCACCGGGCCCCGGCAGCCCTGCCCCCCGCCCCGGGCCGGGCACCGGTGCCGTTTCCGATTCCGTTCCGGTCCGGTCCGCGCCCTCGCCCCCACCCGCGCCTCCGGCACCGGCCGCCTCTGGGCCGGGCATCGGCTTGGGCCGCAACGTAGTCTGTTCCATGGATCGCCTCCGGCTGGAGTGCTCCCCGGATCGGCGGAGACCGACGAGCCACGAAAGAGTGAGACCGGCTCTTCCTCAGGTGCGGGTGGCCATGGGCACCGCGGGTGTGCGGTCCGGCAGGAAGCCGTGGGCCCGGCCGGAAAGCCACGCGTCCTTGTAGCGGTCCACGCTGCGGTGCCAGTGCAGGATGCCGGCCATCCAGTTCCGCAGGTCCAGCACGTAGTCCCGCATGATCGCGCGTGCCTCCCGGGACAGCTCGAAGTCCTCGTACAGAACGGGCAGCTCATGCGCCACGACGTGCTCGAACTGGTCCAGGCGGCGGCTCATCAGGTCGTGGACGACGCCCAGCGCCGTCGGGTAGTCGCAGCCGAAGAAGTTCTGCACGACGAGGATCGCGTTGTGGATCTCGCCCTCGAACTCGATCTCCTTCTGGTACGAGAAGACGTCGTTGAGGAGGCAGGCGTAGTCGATGGCCGCGTTCTCCAGCGAGCGGACCGGGCCGCTGCGGTAGACCTCGGGCGGGACGGCCGGGCCGTGGCCCATCCGGCACAGGCCGAGGGTGAGGTCGGAGCCGAAGGTCTGCCGGCGCATCTCCAGGTAGTCGACCGGGTCGGGCACGCGGTGCACGATCTGGTTGCCCAGCTCCCACAGCCAGCTCTCGGTCATGGCGTTCACGGCGTTCTTCAGAGGCCCCCGCTCCTCGGGGGTCATGCCCGCCGTGGTGCGGGCCCACAGGTCGGTCAGGCCCCGCTCCATGGCGTTGGCCGCCGGGGGGACGGGTTCGCCGTCGACGGGCATGCAGTCGGACAGACGGGCGGTGGTCAGCCGGGCGGTGGCCAGGTCGCGGCGGTGCCCGTAGACGAGCGGGTAGTAGTCGTCGCCGTAGGTGCCCCAGGCGAGCCACTGCGCGCTGAGGTCGAGGGCCCCGGGGGTGGCGTCCGGGTCGATTCCGGCAGAGCACAGCGCGAGGTCGTAGGCGTCGAGCTTGTCCTCGTCCCACACGCCTTCGCTCAGGATGCCGGTCCGCCGGCACCAGTCGACGAGGGTGCCGCGGGAGGCGTCGAGGTGCGGGCTGAGCTCCAGCGGGAACGGCATGCGGATCTCGGGGATCAGGGACGGACCGACCCTCTGGTACGGCACATGGGTGTGCGCCCGCAGTCTCGCCGCGCCCGCGGCGGCGAGCAGCCCGCGCACGTCGGCGGCCGAGGTGCCCGCCCCGGTCGGCCCCGCCCACGGGGAGGTCTCCCGCGCGCCCTCGTTCATGTACCGGCTGGAGCGCATGTGCCATTCGTGGCCACCGGACTGCCAGTCCTGCAGGCCCTTCGCGTACGCCGCGACGGCCGCGACCTCGTGTGGGGCGAGGCACTTCTCCAGGGCGACCGCGGGCACTTCGGTGAACGCGGTGTGTTCGAACTGGTGCAGCCGCGAGGTGAGGATGTCGTTGACGGTGTCGGCGGCCTGCTGGGTGGTACAGCCGAAGAAGGTCTCCAGGACGAGGACGCCGTTGCTGTTCTCGCCCTCGTCCTCGACCTCGCGCTGGTAGGAGAACAGGTCGTTGCGCAGGTGCACGGCGTCGGAGAACGTCTCCATCAGCACCCTGAGCGGCCTGGTCCGGGCGACGGCGGCGGGTACTTCGGCGGTCGCGTACTCGACGAGGCCCGCCGACCACGGGGCGCCGCCGACCTTGCGGCGCATCTCGATGTACTCGACGGGGTTGGCGATCCGCCCCTCGTTGATGTTGGAGAGCTCCCACAACGACTCGTTGAGAAGGTGTTCCGTCGCGACGGCGAACCGGGCGCGCCAGTCCTCGGACATCGCGGGCACGGTGCGCGCCCACAGGTCTGCGAGGCCCGCCTCGACCGGGTTGCGCGGCTCGGGCACGGGGGCCGAGGGGTCCAGCGGCATGAACAGCGGCAGCCGGTCCAGGTGGGCCTTTCCGCCCTCACGGTCCTGACTGCGTTTGAACAGTTCCAGGAAGTGGTCGTCGAAGAAGAAGACCCACACGTACCAGTCGGTGATCAGGGAGAGGGCGGGCCCGTCGCAGTCGGGGTGGGTGTAGGCGCAGAGCAGGCCGTAGTCGTGCGCGTCGAGATCGGCCTGCTCCCAGACTCCGGATCCCTCCAGCATGCCCATCTCGCGCGCCCACGCCGACGAGTGGGCACGGGCCTGGTCGAGATGCGGGTTCAGCCGCGCGGGGTGCGGCAGGTAGAAGTGCGGAAGTTCGAACGGCTGGGTCATGGCCCGGCACTACCCGTGGCTCCGTGGCGGCATCCGCCGGCCCGGACATGATCACACCATCGCGTGAACCTCCGCCGAAATGCCGAAATTCCGGTGCGGGAGTGCCGGATGCGCGACTGTGCCCCCGGGCATGGGGGCACAGCGCTATGCCCGTACCTGGATCAGCGCGTGGGTGCCGCCGGTGCGCCAGCGCTGTTCCTCGGCCGCGACCAGTGCCTTCTCCGCCGCGGGAGCCAGTCCGGTGACGACGTCGGACTTCAGGGTGCGCAGGGCGGCGACCGGTCCGGGGAAGTAGCCGGTGACGTCTGTGAAGGGTGTGGTGGACGGCCAGGTCCGGTCACCCACCAGGCGGCGGTAGTTGAGGTCGCCCTTGACGAGGGTGAGCGCGGCCGGGGCGAAGTCGGCGCGGAGGTCGTCGGGCATCTCCTCGTACGGCAGCGGGGAGCAGGAGAACGGGTGGGCGCGGAGGACGAGTCGGCCGTCGGAGAGGGCGTCCCACAGCCGGCGGCCGTAACCGGCCGCTGTCCCCTGGGCGTTGGCCAGCCGGCGCAACGCGTCGACGACGTCGGCGGTCGTGGCGTCGGAGACGTAGTACGGGTACGGCTTGACGTGCAGCACCGCCCGGTTGATGGTTCCGTGGGCCAGCAGGTGTGCGATGAGCAGGAGGTCGGGGACGAGTTCGCGTCCGGCGTTGTCCGCGACCAGGACCAGGGTGCCCGCGCGGGAGGCGTCCAGCAGCGACCACAGTCGCTCGCTGTCGTCGGCGACCAGCGCGGGGACGGCCGCCGCGAGGTCGGCTCCCTCGGCGGAGAGCCGGAAGCCGAGGTCGGCGCGGTTTCCCCACAGTGAGCCGTGCAGCAGGGCCTGCCTCTGCTCGTCCGCGGGCCGGTCGGCGAGGTCCTCGAGCGCGGCGAGTTCCTCGTTCGTCGCGGGCGAGTCGAGTTCGGCGCGTTTGGAGAGGCAGAAGGGGTCGATCCCCTGCCAGGGGCCAGGGCCGAAGTAGCCGACCGCTTGCAGCAGTCGGCGGTAGAACCAGCTCTCGGACCACAGCCAGGGCACGTCGTACCAGGACTGTCCGGCGTACGTGTCCATCCCCCAGGCCGTCCAGCGCTCCCGGTCGTGTGCGTCGGCGGGAAGGGGTTCGATGGTGCCCCCGGTGCAGTTGGCCAGCAGGGCGTCGAGCGCGCGCTGTTGCCCGGGTTCGTACGGGAAGGCCTCGCGCACCTGCCGGATGATCGCGGGGTGCCTCTCGGCGAGCACGCCGTGCGGGAACGAACCGGGCCGGTTGCCGAGGATCACGGGAGCGGTGGGGGTGTCGGACATGCGGCTCACCGTAACGCGCGGCGCCGGGCGACGAGGTCGGCCGCCCCGGCGCCGCGGAACGGGCCGATGGGCCGCCGGGGCCACCCGCGTGGGCCCCGCAGCCTCGCGTCAGACGGGTGCGATCTCCCGCTCCAGCCGTGCGGCCAGGCTGAGATAGCGGGCCCTGCGGGTGACCGGGACCAGGCCCCGGATGAGGAGCTGCCACATCTCCGCGGTGCGTCGGGGCTGCCGGGCGACGGGTTCCCGGGTGCAGCCCACGACGCGGGTGCCGATGAAGAAGCAGACGAGGGAGTGGGCGACGACGTCGATGTCGACCTCGGGGTGGACGTCGGACTCCCTGACCGCGCCGACGAGTCGGGTGGTGACGATGTCCGTCCACTCGGTGAACGGGTGGCGGAGCGGCGGACGGGGCCGGGCGCCCCCGGTGGCGAGGCGGAGTCCGGCCCGCAGGACGGGGTCCTCGGCCGACTGGCGGGCTATGCCGAAGGTGAGGCGCATCAGCGCCTCCAGGGAGGTGTGGCCCCGGATCTCGGTGTCCCTGGCCAGCCCGCGGCAGGTGGCGGACTGGATCTCCAGGATCGCGTGTGCCAGGTCCTCCTTCGCCGCGAAGTGAAAGTACAGGGCTCCCTTGGTGACGTGGGCGTGCTCGACGATGTCACTGAGACTGGTCGATTCATAGCCTTGTCGGTCGAACAGATCGGCGGCGGCCGTGATGATCGTCGCACGGGTCTGCTCGGCGCGTACCTGCCTCGCCATCGACTGAACTCCTGAGCCGGAAAGGAACGGGGCATGCCGTTTGTTTTAACCCCACGTAGACGATAACTTACCCTGAGGCCGTATCGGTCAACCGGCCCCTCTCATCACGCGGTACACATCCGGCAATTCAGGTTCGGATGCTGAAAGAAAACAGCGCGTCCGGTATCCGAGTGTGGCAGCCGCACAGAGCAAAGGGAACGACGGACCGCCACGAGGGGAACGAGTCACGGCCGGAGGGAGCGCCGAGGGCGGCCGGCCGTGAGCCGCGGCGAGAGACGGGCATGGAGCCGTCCGGGATTCCGGGGGCCGGGGCCCGCCCGGGCCCGCGTTCCGCCCGCGTGTGCCGATGAACAGCCGCGACCGCACAGGACGTTGACCGATGGTCAGTTCGCCCGTACGCCGCGGAACCGGTTCCGTACCGTCCGCGCGGTTCGATGCACAGGGGCGTCGCCCCTCCCCGCCACCACGGAACTCACCCTTCATCACGATGCGGCAGCGGCATCTCACTTCCCGTGGCTGGTCACTTGACTACCGGCAGGAGGACGCGATTGGCTCCGGTCCCAGCGGGAGTCACCCGGTCGGCGTACACACCACGGCTCCGCCCCTGCTCTCGTCCCCTGCCCCCTGCCCCCCTGCCCCCGCCCCCTCCTCCCCTCTCGGCGTACAGCGAGGTCCGCTCCCTCATGAACACGCGTCACCAGGTCCATCGTTTCCCGAGACGGCCCGTCCACCTCGCGGCTCTGACGGCAGCCGCCGCGCTGGTGGTGACCGGCTGTTCCGTCTTCGACACGGCCGGCGACTCCTCGGAGGCGGAGAACCCGGGCGCGGCCGGCGACGGGACGAGCGTCGTGATGGTCACGCACGGCGGTGAGGGGGACACCTTCTGGGACCGGGTGAAGAAGGGCGCCGAGGCCGCCGCAGCGAAGGACGGCATCACCTTCACGTACGTGAGCGACGCGGACCCGGACGGCCAGGCCGAACTCGTGCGCAACGCCGTCCGCGACAAGGTGGACGGCATCGCCCTGACGCTGGCCAAGCCGCAGGCGATGAAGGGCCCGGTGGAGGAGGCGCGCAAGGCGGGGATCCCCGTGGTCGGACTCAACTCCGGCATCGACGCCTGGAAGCCGGCGGGGCTGCTGGAGTACTTCGGTCAGGACGAGGGCGTCGCGGGGCAGGCCGTCGGCAACAAGCTCAACGAACTGAAGGCCGAGAACGCCCTCTGTGTCATCCACGAGCGGGGCAATGTCGCGCTGGAGGCGCGTTGCGCCGGCATACGGAAGACGTTCGACGGGAAGGTCGAGAACCTCTACGTGGACGGCTCCGACCAGCGCGCCGTCTCCGGCATCGTC comes from the Streptomyces sp. KMM 9044 genome and includes:
- a CDS encoding PDZ domain-containing protein, with the translated sequence MAVGTVLVFSGVGVGARGATVVGADGLAELQRRAGRAGAAAPSGPSGPTPSGAIPSPASAPVVARLGVEGVDDSGPGVLAVGVPVPGPGFSAGLVRGEVLLVFGDARIDTAADLARAAVRARPGAEATLTVRHRGGGFQQLTAVPGLVT
- the cyc2 gene encoding germacradienol/geosmin synthase Cyc2, yielding MTQPFELPHFYLPHPARLNPHLDQARAHSSAWAREMGMLEGSGVWEQADLDAHDYGLLCAYTHPDCDGPALSLITDWYVWVFFFDDHFLELFKRSQDREGGKAHLDRLPLFMPLDPSAPVPEPRNPVEAGLADLWARTVPAMSEDWRARFAVATEHLLNESLWELSNINEGRIANPVEYIEMRRKVGGAPWSAGLVEYATAEVPAAVARTRPLRVLMETFSDAVHLRNDLFSYQREVEDEGENSNGVLVLETFFGCTTQQAADTVNDILTSRLHQFEHTAFTEVPAVALEKCLAPHEVAAVAAYAKGLQDWQSGGHEWHMRSSRYMNEGARETSPWAGPTGAGTSAADVRGLLAAAGAARLRAHTHVPYQRVGPSLIPEIRMPFPLELSPHLDASRGTLVDWCRRTGILSEGVWDEDKLDAYDLALCSAGIDPDATPGALDLSAQWLAWGTYGDDYYPLVYGHRRDLATARLTTARLSDCMPVDGEPVPPAANAMERGLTDLWARTTAGMTPEERGPLKNAVNAMTESWLWELGNQIVHRVPDPVDYLEMRRQTFGSDLTLGLCRMGHGPAVPPEVYRSGPVRSLENAAIDYACLLNDVFSYQKEIEFEGEIHNAILVVQNFFGCDYPTALGVVHDLMSRRLDQFEHVVAHELPVLYEDFELSREARAIMRDYVLDLRNWMAGILHWHRSVDRYKDAWLSGRAHGFLPDRTPAVPMATRT
- a CDS encoding ScbR family autoregulator-binding transcription factor, yielding MARQVRAEQTRATIITAAADLFDRQGYESTSLSDIVEHAHVTKGALYFHFAAKEDLAHAILEIQSATCRGLARDTEIRGHTSLEALMRLTFGIARQSAEDPVLRAGLRLATGGARPRPPLRHPFTEWTDIVTTRLVGAVRESDVHPEVDIDVVAHSLVCFFIGTRVVGCTREPVARQPRRTAEMWQLLIRGLVPVTRRARYLSLAARLEREIAPV
- a CDS encoding DUF1707 and FHA domain-containing protein, which encodes MTSSFEFNTYPARLSDTERDKALKVLRNGVAVGRLSHDTFVRRMELALAARCPDELVPLTADLPTEGRFSRLVFGSVEAVSGFTVRLRGAWRAERLPKLLLPHPATAHSLCIGRGPANGLRLHHETVSRIHAELRRQGGLWVLRDLGSTNGTTVNGRRVVGAAVVREGDQIGFGRMTYRLAAN
- a CDS encoding aminoglycoside phosphotransferase family protein — its product is MTQAPTPTADTVRRLVRTLLRDEGDGETADVPDVLPVGEGVDPATWWVGTRQVLRLALDRETSARRRRELRLRELARPHVPVAVPSSTAHGEWAPGLACTLDTRLSGGSAEEHRVSAVGETDLAGLLTGLREVPVPQAETLGVPRVSPRSLESLRRAAGPAAELLAAADEFAPVRLRQLTPSATGRLAAQSGSPVLVHHGLTGERLVVSTDGRVRGVLGWAGAVVGDPAEDIAGLALAVGSPAAVRAATLAGYGARPCLRGLWLARCDAVLHLAGALGGKGTGPPPGPVPLLRVRLRRAWEAILLERVTDLRSAEDMP
- a CDS encoding damage-control phosphatase ARMT1 family protein; this encodes MSDTPTAPVILGNRPGSFPHGVLAERHPAIIRQVREAFPYEPGQQRALDALLANCTGGTIEPLPADAHDRERWTAWGMDTYAGQSWYDVPWLWSESWFYRRLLQAVGYFGPGPWQGIDPFCLSKRAELDSPATNEELAALEDLADRPADEQRQALLHGSLWGNRADLGFRLSAEGADLAAAVPALVADDSERLWSLLDASRAGTLVLVADNAGRELVPDLLLIAHLLAHGTINRAVLHVKPYPYYVSDATTADVVDALRRLANAQGTAAGYGRRLWDALSDGRLVLRAHPFSCSPLPYEEMPDDLRADFAPAALTLVKGDLNYRRLVGDRTWPSTTPFTDVTGYFPGPVAALRTLKSDVVTGLAPAAEKALVAAEEQRWRTGGTHALIQVRA
- the treZ gene encoding malto-oligosyltrehalose trehalohydrolase, whose translation is MQFEVWAPQAGEVTLQCDGVTRVLTRDPQREGWWCGEADARDGSRYGFALDGGPVLPDPRSRRQPDGPDGESAVVDHGTFAWRTVWDGRPLPGAVLYELHVGTYTREGTFDAAAKRLEHLAGLGVTHVELMPVCPFPGRHGWGYEGVALWAVHEPYGGPEALKRFVDRAHALGLGVVLDVVHNHLGPSGNHLPRFGPYFTDTHHTPWGAAVNLDAPGSDEVRTYLVGSALAWLRDYRIDGLRLDAVHALADTRAHHFLEELSAAVDALSAGTGRPLFLIAESDRNDPRDVTPRADGGHGLHAQWNDDFHHALHAALTGESQGYYADFARAPLTALAKTLSGGFFHDGTYSSFRGRRHGQPLDRTRIAGHRLLGYGQTHDQIGNRARGDRLAALVSPGLLACAAALTLTAPFTPMLFMGEEWAAGTPWQFFTDHTDAELAKAVRDGRRREFTAHGWAEADVPDPQDPATRDRSCLDWSEPQREPHGRVLAWYRQLVALRHAQPDLTDPDLADTKVVFDEERRWLAFRRGDVLVAVNLAGEPAAIPLGVPHARVLAAWEPVGVPGPDGVLHLPGESAVVLQQQ
- a CDS encoding substrate-binding domain-containing protein, yielding MNTRHQVHRFPRRPVHLAALTAAAALVVTGCSVFDTAGDSSEAENPGAAGDGTSVVMVTHGGEGDTFWDRVKKGAEAAAAKDGITFTYVSDADPDGQAELVRNAVRDKVDGIALTLAKPQAMKGPVEEARKAGIPVVGLNSGIDAWKPAGLLEYFGQDEGVAGQAVGNKLNELKAENALCVIHERGNVALEARCAGIRKTFDGKVENLYVDGSDQRAVSGIVTATLRQDPTIDEVVANGAQYALAMADAAEEADTGAHVATFDLNEELVRAVRSGDIQFAVDQQPYLQGYLSVDALWLYRTNGNISGGGVSPVLTGPAFVTKTNAASVAGFAANGTR